The following proteins come from a genomic window of Aquimarina sp. MAR_2010_214:
- a CDS encoding AraC family transcriptional regulator: MKAIYSFVVLGCFMSTLYSMQELKAEQDTFKNSLQNKTLQELAIEFWKGKDLDSVYKRKLADTYIFKAKKQINNERIADGYQMFLSIYKKQPKISLLYADSIIEITKKLRNNHYPSTGYMIKGNILSTIEQHYEALEAYLVAKEYAERNNNKRQLIGLKHNIALLKTILGKEKEALLVYKENYNYLMKQENSVLRRSQIYVATLYKLSDSYNRLKHYDSAYFYLKKGIKASLSNTYKHHYPNLLFAYGINSYYREEYQSAIDSLDKALILSEEDVNDVNVRKGYLYLGKTYLQLKEERKALQYLKKVDEITNESNYRLEIREAFTLLLDHYKKNKDQRNQLEIMKKLLRYENVSNIKYSRLNHSIVKKYDIPQLIKDKDHLISEIRNDNKVLTYKSIAFSVFLIIIVSSLYIYFSKKRKNNYKIELNRELEKVKVLENKERKSVKSSKNFSTKLKKEILEKLNDFEDNKGYLKNDLTLNKVSKNLKTNSTYLSKVINMEKKKNFANYINDLRIGYCLQQIEQNKNFKHYSIKSMAKEVGFNNLQSFVTAFSKQKGCNPAEFMKKYGN, encoded by the coding sequence ATGAAAGCTATCTACTCGTTTGTTGTATTAGGATGTTTTATGTCTACTTTATATTCTATGCAAGAACTAAAAGCAGAACAGGATACCTTTAAAAATTCATTACAAAATAAAACATTACAGGAATTAGCAATTGAGTTTTGGAAAGGGAAAGACCTCGATTCTGTTTATAAACGAAAACTTGCGGATACTTATATTTTTAAAGCGAAAAAACAGATTAATAATGAAAGGATAGCAGATGGATACCAAATGTTTCTTTCTATCTACAAAAAGCAACCTAAAATATCATTACTATATGCAGACTCTATAATAGAAATAACAAAAAAGTTACGAAATAACCATTATCCTTCTACAGGATATATGATAAAAGGAAATATATTAAGTACAATAGAACAACATTATGAAGCATTAGAAGCATATTTAGTTGCTAAAGAATATGCGGAAAGGAATAACAATAAACGACAATTGATTGGTTTAAAACATAATATTGCATTGTTAAAAACCATTCTGGGAAAAGAGAAAGAAGCACTATTGGTGTATAAAGAGAATTATAATTATTTAATGAAACAGGAGAATAGTGTTTTAAGACGTAGTCAGATTTATGTAGCTACGTTGTATAAATTGTCTGATAGTTATAATCGACTTAAGCACTATGATTCGGCATACTTTTATCTTAAAAAAGGAATAAAAGCTAGTCTGTCTAATACTTATAAGCATCATTACCCGAATCTTTTATTTGCTTACGGAATCAATAGTTACTATAGAGAAGAATACCAATCGGCTATCGATAGTTTGGATAAAGCATTGATTTTATCTGAAGAAGATGTCAATGATGTAAATGTAAGAAAGGGGTATCTGTATTTGGGGAAAACCTATTTGCAACTAAAAGAAGAACGAAAAGCATTACAATATTTAAAGAAAGTAGATGAAATTACTAATGAGTCAAATTATAGATTAGAAATAAGAGAAGCGTTTACATTATTGCTTGATCACTATAAAAAGAATAAAGATCAAAGGAATCAGTTAGAAATAATGAAAAAACTGTTACGGTATGAAAACGTTTCTAATATAAAATATAGCCGATTAAATCACTCCATTGTAAAAAAGTACGATATACCACAGTTGATCAAAGATAAAGATCACTTGATAAGTGAAATTAGAAATGACAATAAAGTTTTAACTTATAAGTCAATAGCGTTTAGTGTCTTTTTGATCATAATTGTAAGTTCTTTATATATCTATTTTTCTAAGAAAAGAAAAAATAATTATAAAATTGAATTAAATAGGGAATTAGAGAAGGTTAAAGTTTTGGAGAATAAAGAGAGGAAGAGTGTGAAGTCAAGTAAGAATTTTTCAACTAAATTAAAAAAAGAAATACTTGAGAAGTTGAACGATTTTGAAGATAATAAAGGATATTTAAAAAACGATCTTACTTTAAATAAGGTTTCGAAAAACTTAAAAACAAATTCTACCTATTTATCCAAGGTGATTAACATGGAGAAGAAAAAGAATTTTGCAAATTATATTAATGATTTGAGAATTGGATATTGTTTACAACAGATAGAGCAAAATAAAAATTTTAAACATTACTCGATCAAGTCAATGGCAAAAGAAGTTGGTTTTAATAACCTACAATCTTTTGTTACAGCTTTTTCTAAACAAAAAGGATGTAATCCTGCAGAGTTTATGAAAAAGTATGGAAATTAG
- a CDS encoding energy transducer TonB, with protein sequence MIKLDTRHKKKSFVLTILVHIAIIFLLFYLSLSYMEPEEESGIAVNFGTTATGSGKIQPNKPIKSSPRKTTPETTSSTPEPQEKSPQIKDKVVTQELEDAPVIEKKPKKKPKKETEKPKEKPKPSDQKPSKNTTKEKPVKKVEEKKPDPKPDKSTLDILNSFSNGPKNDGKAKGGEGDDRSPGDKGSPDGDPNAKSYYGAGKGLDGDGNYRLGGRKALNKEKFVQDCNESGIVVVKIEVNQNGKVIKATPGIKGTTNSASCLMGPAKRAALATRFNSDSKAPAKQVGTIIYQFKLSE encoded by the coding sequence ATGATAAAGTTAGATACAAGACATAAAAAGAAATCCTTTGTGCTTACCATACTGGTACACATAGCGATTATCTTTTTATTGTTTTATCTAAGCTTAAGTTATATGGAGCCTGAAGAAGAAAGTGGTATCGCTGTAAACTTTGGTACCACAGCAACTGGTTCAGGTAAAATTCAACCTAATAAACCTATTAAATCATCACCCAGGAAAACTACTCCTGAAACTACGTCGTCGACTCCAGAACCACAAGAGAAATCCCCTCAAATAAAAGATAAGGTGGTAACACAGGAGCTCGAAGACGCACCGGTAATAGAAAAAAAACCAAAAAAGAAGCCTAAAAAAGAGACTGAGAAGCCTAAAGAAAAACCTAAACCTTCTGATCAGAAGCCTTCAAAAAATACAACCAAAGAAAAGCCTGTTAAGAAGGTAGAAGAAAAAAAACCAGATCCAAAACCGGATAAATCTACTCTTGATATCCTAAATAGTTTTTCTAATGGTCCAAAGAATGATGGTAAGGCAAAAGGAGGAGAAGGGGATGATAGATCACCAGGGGATAAGGGAAGTCCGGATGGAGATCCTAATGCCAAATCATATTACGGAGCCGGAAAAGGGTTGGATGGAGATGGTAATTATCGATTAGGCGGTAGAAAGGCTCTTAATAAAGAAAAATTTGTTCAGGATTGTAATGAGTCGGGTATTGTTGTGGTAAAAATAGAAGTTAATCAAAACGGAAAAGTGATTAAAGCTACTCCAGGAATTAAAGGAACGACCAATAGTGCTTCCTGTTTAATGGGACCGGCAAAAAGAGCAGCCTTGGCTACGCGATTTAATAGTGATTCTAAAGCTCCGGCAAAGCAAGTAGGTACAATTATTTATCAGTTTAAACTTTCTGAATAA
- a CDS encoding biopolymer transporter ExbD yields MNLRGRNKVSPEFSMSSMTDIVFLLLVFFLLTSPAITPEALDLILPKAKGKSSNVQNISVSITNKLQYYIDEERISQSSLESTLLSRLQGKNEPTIILRAEEGVPIEKAVSVMDIANRNKFKVILAVRPE; encoded by the coding sequence ATGAATTTAAGAGGAAGAAATAAAGTTAGTCCGGAGTTTAGTATGTCTTCTATGACAGATATTGTATTTCTGTTATTAGTTTTCTTTTTACTAACCTCTCCTGCGATTACTCCAGAAGCCTTGGATTTAATATTGCCAAAAGCCAAAGGAAAGAGTTCTAATGTGCAAAATATATCGGTAAGTATTACTAATAAATTGCAATACTATATCGATGAAGAGCGTATAAGTCAAAGTAGTTTAGAATCTACATTATTGTCTCGATTACAAGGAAAAAATGAGCCTACTATTATTCTAAGAGCAGAAGAAGGAGTTCCTATAGAAAAAGCAGTTAGTGTAATGGATATTGCCAATAGAAATAAATTTAAAGTAATATTAGCCGTTAGGCCCGAATAA
- a CDS encoding Glu/Leu/Phe/Val dehydrogenase dimerization domain-containing protein, whose translation MKELLSKYENKTPEIVFNWKDAETEAEGWTVINSLRGGAAGGGTRMRKGLDMNEVLSLAKTMEVKFTVSGPAIGGAKSGINFDPDDPRKKGVLKRWYKAVSPLLKSYYGTGGDLNVDEIHEVIPITEECGVWHPQEGVFNGHFQPTEADKINRIGQLRQGVIKVLENTMFSPDVTKKYTVADMITGYGVAEAVRHYYAIYGGEVKGKKAVVQGFGNVGSAAAYYLSEMGAKIVGIIDHAGGLINEDGFSFEEIKQLYLNKRGNKLYSEQRIPFDEMNEKIWSLQTEIFAPCAASRLITKDQITKMIDSGLEVISCGANVPFADSEIFFGPIMEYTDERVSLIPDFISNCGMARVFAYFMERKVQMTDEAIFKDTSETIKKAIQDTYNEKQTETNISKTAFEIALRQLI comes from the coding sequence ATGAAAGAGTTATTAAGTAAATACGAGAATAAAACACCCGAGATAGTTTTTAATTGGAAAGATGCTGAAACTGAAGCAGAAGGATGGACAGTTATAAATTCATTGAGAGGTGGTGCTGCAGGTGGAGGAACCAGAATGCGTAAAGGATTAGATATGAATGAGGTTCTTTCTTTAGCAAAAACAATGGAAGTCAAATTTACAGTATCTGGCCCTGCAATAGGAGGAGCCAAGTCGGGGATTAATTTTGATCCCGATGATCCTCGTAAAAAAGGAGTTCTTAAGAGATGGTATAAAGCTGTATCTCCTTTGTTAAAGAGTTATTATGGTACAGGAGGAGATCTTAACGTAGATGAAATCCATGAGGTTATACCTATTACCGAAGAATGTGGAGTATGGCATCCTCAGGAAGGTGTATTTAATGGTCATTTTCAACCAACTGAAGCTGATAAAATAAATAGAATAGGTCAGTTACGCCAGGGCGTAATTAAAGTATTAGAGAATACCATGTTTTCTCCCGATGTTACCAAAAAATATACTGTAGCAGATATGATTACAGGGTATGGAGTTGCAGAGGCGGTACGACATTATTATGCCATTTATGGCGGTGAAGTAAAAGGGAAAAAAGCTGTAGTGCAAGGTTTCGGTAATGTAGGATCCGCAGCAGCATATTATCTTTCTGAGATGGGAGCAAAGATTGTGGGGATAATTGATCATGCTGGAGGACTTATTAACGAGGATGGTTTTTCATTTGAAGAAATAAAACAATTGTATTTAAATAAAAGAGGAAATAAACTGTATAGTGAACAGCGCATTCCTTTTGATGAAATGAATGAAAAAATATGGTCCTTGCAAACCGAGATTTTTGCCCCTTGTGCAGCATCTAGATTGATTACCAAAGATCAAATTACCAAAATGATTGATTCTGGTTTAGAAGTTATTTCATGTGGAGCCAATGTCCCTTTCGCTGATAGCGAAATATTTTTTGGACCAATAATGGAATACACCGATGAGCGCGTAAGCCTGATTCCAGATTTTATTTCTAATTGCGGAATGGCAAGAGTATTTGCTTATTTCATGGAGCGAAAAGTACAAATGACTGATGAAGCTATTTTTAAGGATACTTCAGAAACCATAAAGAAAGCGATTCAGGATACTTATAATGAAAAACAAACAGAAACTAATATCAGTAAAACGGCGTTTGAGATAGCTCTTAGACAGCTGATATAA
- the nhaB gene encoding sodium/proton antiporter NhaB, producing the protein MFKYFLGSSPKWYKTVMIGFLIFNVFSFFLFGKTITAWIFIGEFIFTLAMALKCYPLQSGGLLAIEILALRLTNSFPTPMLDADHNPILNHKGEKIMSGVYVEVVQNLEVVLLLVFMVAGIYFMKPLLMYIFSKVFTKIKSKMVLSLLFVFLAAVLSAFLDALTVTAVLISVAVGFYGVYHKIHSGSGDYDESGVLDRKELSGETLEQFRSFLRSLVMHGVVGTALGGVCTLVGEPQNLLIGERMGWDFIQFFLKMAPVSLPVLGAGLVTTVILESTKTFGFGAKLPEVARKIIENYTEDEDANRSDKSKYGLIVQAISALLLIVGLAWHIAPVGFIGLALIVVQTAFMGITEEHQLGKAFEEALPFTGLIVVFFVIVAMIHDQHLFTPIIDWALSLDPSQQPSMFYVANGVLSMISDNVFVATVYIGEVKQAFDNGAISREQFEKLAIAINTGTNLPSVATPNGQAAFLFLLTSSLAPLIGLSYTKMVKMAFPYTIVLGVIGLLGVIYML; encoded by the coding sequence ATGTTCAAGTATTTTTTAGGGAGCAGTCCGAAATGGTATAAAACCGTAATGATCGGATTTTTGATTTTTAATGTATTTTCTTTTTTCCTTTTCGGAAAGACGATAACAGCCTGGATATTTATTGGTGAATTTATTTTTACCCTTGCAATGGCGCTTAAATGTTATCCGTTACAATCAGGAGGGTTGTTGGCAATAGAAATTTTAGCATTAAGATTGACTAATTCTTTTCCTACTCCAATGTTAGATGCAGATCATAACCCAATCCTTAACCATAAAGGAGAAAAGATTATGAGTGGAGTTTATGTTGAAGTAGTTCAAAACTTAGAGGTAGTTTTGCTATTGGTTTTTATGGTTGCAGGTATATACTTTATGAAGCCTTTATTAATGTATATTTTTAGTAAAGTATTTACCAAAATAAAATCTAAAATGGTATTGTCGCTATTATTTGTATTTCTAGCGGCAGTACTTTCTGCATTTTTGGACGCCTTAACAGTGACAGCTGTTTTAATTAGCGTTGCAGTAGGGTTCTATGGAGTATATCACAAAATTCATTCTGGATCGGGAGATTATGATGAGAGTGGTGTGTTAGATAGAAAAGAATTAAGTGGAGAAACTTTAGAGCAGTTTAGAAGTTTTTTGAGGAGTTTAGTGATGCACGGTGTTGTAGGTACTGCCCTAGGAGGTGTTTGTACTTTGGTTGGTGAACCTCAAAACTTATTGATAGGAGAACGAATGGGGTGGGATTTTATACAATTCTTTTTAAAAATGGCTCCGGTTTCGTTACCAGTGCTAGGAGCAGGATTGGTCACAACAGTAATTTTAGAAAGCACAAAAACATTCGGGTTTGGAGCAAAATTACCAGAAGTAGCCAGAAAAATTATAGAAAATTATACAGAAGATGAAGATGCAAATAGATCTGATAAATCAAAATATGGATTAATAGTACAGGCAATATCAGCATTACTTTTGATTGTTGGTTTAGCATGGCATATAGCGCCAGTTGGTTTTATAGGGTTGGCATTAATTGTTGTTCAAACTGCCTTTATGGGGATTACAGAAGAGCATCAATTAGGAAAAGCTTTTGAAGAAGCACTTCCGTTTACCGGTCTAATCGTAGTTTTCTTTGTTATAGTAGCGATGATTCATGATCAACATCTTTTTACACCAATTATTGATTGGGCCTTGTCTTTAGATCCGAGTCAACAACCTTCTATGTTTTATGTTGCTAATGGAGTGTTATCGATGATTAGTGATAATGTTTTTGTTGCAACAGTATATATAGGAGAAGTTAAACAAGCTTTTGATAATGGAGCAATTTCACGAGAACAATTTGAAAAATTGGCAATTGCAATCAATACAGGAACAAATTTACCTAGTGTTGCAACACCTAATGGTCAGGCAGCGTTCTTATTTTTACTAACCTCTTCTTTAGCACCGTTAATTGGATTATCCTATACCAAAATGGTAAAGATGGCTTTTCCATATACTATAGTGCTTGGAGTGATTGGTTTATTAGGAGTAATATATATGCTATAA
- a CDS encoding acyl-CoA dehydrogenase codes for MDFKLSEEQLMIRDAARDFAKTELLPGVIERDNKQEFPKEQVRRMGELGFLGMMASPEYGGGGMDTISYVLAMEELSKVDASCSVIVSVNNSLVCWGLDTFGNAEQKEKYLTKLTTGESIGAFCLSEPEAGSDATSQKTTAIDKGDHYILNGTKNWITNGNSADYYLVIAQTDREKKHKGINAFIVEKGWEGFEVGPKEDKLGIRGSDTHSLIFNDVKVPKENRIGEDGFGFKFAMKTLAGGRIGIAAQALGIAAGAYELAKEYAKVRKAFGTEIMNHQAIAFKLADMHVQIEAARMLVYKAAMDKDNHENYDLSGAMAKLAASQAAMDVSIEAVQIHGGNGFVKEYHVERLMRDAKITQIYEGTSEIQKIVISRSILRD; via the coding sequence ATGGACTTCAAATTATCCGAAGAGCAGTTAATGATACGCGACGCAGCTCGTGATTTTGCTAAAACAGAACTATTACCTGGTGTAATCGAACGTGATAACAAACAAGAATTCCCTAAAGAACAAGTAAGAAGAATGGGAGAACTTGGATTTTTAGGAATGATGGCTTCTCCAGAGTATGGTGGTGGTGGAATGGACACTATTTCTTATGTTTTGGCAATGGAAGAATTATCCAAAGTAGATGCCTCTTGTTCTGTAATTGTATCTGTAAACAATTCTTTGGTATGTTGGGGCCTTGACACTTTTGGAAATGCTGAGCAAAAAGAAAAATATTTAACTAAACTTACTACAGGAGAATCAATAGGAGCTTTTTGCCTATCTGAACCTGAAGCGGGTAGTGATGCTACTTCTCAAAAAACAACTGCCATTGATAAAGGCGACCACTATATCCTAAATGGAACAAAAAACTGGATTACCAATGGTAATTCTGCCGATTATTATTTAGTTATTGCTCAAACAGATAGAGAAAAAAAGCATAAAGGCATCAACGCTTTTATTGTTGAAAAAGGATGGGAAGGATTTGAAGTTGGACCAAAAGAAGATAAATTAGGAATCAGAGGAAGTGACACACATTCTCTTATATTTAACGATGTAAAAGTTCCTAAGGAAAATCGAATTGGTGAAGATGGTTTTGGATTTAAGTTTGCTATGAAAACATTAGCCGGAGGTCGTATAGGAATCGCTGCACAAGCATTAGGGATTGCAGCTGGAGCATATGAATTAGCAAAAGAATATGCTAAGGTTCGCAAAGCTTTTGGCACAGAAATTATGAATCACCAAGCAATTGCTTTTAAACTTGCCGACATGCATGTACAGATTGAAGCTGCCCGTATGTTAGTTTATAAAGCTGCAATGGACAAAGATAACCATGAGAACTATGACTTATCTGGTGCTATGGCAAAACTAGCTGCGTCTCAAGCTGCAATGGATGTTAGTATAGAAGCTGTACAAATTCATGGTGGTAATGGTTTTGTTAAAGAATATCACGTAGAACGATTAATGAGAGATGCAAAAATCACACAGATATATGAAGGTACCAGCGAGATACAAAAAATCGTAATTTCAAGAAGTATTCTTAGAGATTGA
- a CDS encoding MotA/TolQ/ExbB proton channel family protein, with amino-acid sequence MLGALAQNTPEIDPQVEENSLSIMDLLLSGGTGAIVIISILFVLLFVAVYIYFERIFAIKAASKYDESFMDKIKDSVVSGKIEAAKILCAQTNNPIARLTEKGISRIGHSLEDINKAIENAGRLEVYKLEKNVSILATVAGAAPMIGFLGTVIGMILAFHNLASSSGTADMGVLAEGIYTAMTTTVGGLVVGIVAYIGYNHLVVRTDKVIHSMEANAVDFLDLLNEPA; translated from the coding sequence ATGCTTGGTGCTTTAGCCCAAAATACCCCAGAAATTGATCCGCAAGTAGAAGAGAATTCATTATCCATTATGGATCTTTTACTTAGTGGTGGAACAGGAGCAATCGTAATCATATCGATTCTTTTTGTGTTACTGTTTGTCGCAGTGTATATTTATTTTGAAAGAATTTTTGCCATTAAAGCAGCTTCAAAATATGATGAAAGTTTTATGGATAAAATTAAAGATAGCGTAGTAAGTGGTAAAATTGAAGCCGCAAAAATTTTATGCGCACAGACGAATAATCCTATAGCAAGATTGACCGAAAAGGGGATTTCGAGAATAGGTCATTCGCTAGAAGATATTAATAAAGCAATCGAAAATGCTGGTCGATTAGAAGTATATAAATTAGAAAAAAATGTTAGTATTCTTGCTACAGTAGCAGGAGCTGCTCCTATGATTGGTTTTCTAGGAACAGTAATTGGTATGATTTTGGCATTCCATAATCTGGCATCAAGTTCAGGAACTGCAGATATGGGTGTTTTGGCCGAAGGTATTTATACGGCTATGACAACAACTGTTGGTGGACTAGTAGTAGGAATTGTAGCCTATATAGGGTATAACCATTTGGTGGTTCGTACAGATAAGGTGATCCACAGTATGGAAGCAAATGCTGTAGATTTCTTAGATTTATTAAACGAACCTGCATAA